From Candidatus Nomurabacteria bacterium, one genomic window encodes:
- a CDS encoding type II/IV secretion system protein: protein MSQDARSIEEANTLRRANILGLRYLDVRSLQSKPLYQDLLTNEEMYRTRTVPIVSSKDGITFAITTNTPPRVRDEVRNRFNEHRVDFVLISDSAYSEYMKLYDPPEEVVYQDIKLEKAVGAVGIEQISQTLLKVKADDMLAYIVQQAFRLRASDIHLEVEEKFMRIRIRVHGVLHPIAELPLERHRMLISAIASAANLSTSSPDPQTGHIGKTYHMEDGSEVKVNLRIETVQGIYGMNVVMRLFNFNPDMLHLEKLGLDEYEESVLRDIINKPSGLVMIVGPTGSGKSTTLYSILNELINPERKLITLEDPVEYQIPGITQIPINTQGGASFNEGLRAVLRLDPDVIMVGEIRDDDTAKTALQAALTGHLVLSTYHASSAATAMTRIMDATNENPLFLSSIRLIQAQRLVRRLDDSTKQAYQPEPAVVEQIRNVLESLPDNVQKPDINNLTLYHPGASDENPFGYSGQIAIREMLVMNDSLQAMLASHTDITSQSIETEAIRHGGMLTMLQDGVLKAIAGETTIEEIYRVVG from the coding sequence ATGTCACAAGATGCGAGATCAATTGAAGAAGCGAACACCCTTAGAAGAGCCAATATTCTCGGGTTACGCTATTTAGATGTACGTAGCCTACAGTCAAAGCCCTTGTATCAAGACTTGCTAACGAACGAAGAGATGTACAGGACTAGAACGGTTCCAATTGTTTCTTCTAAAGATGGGATTACATTTGCAATAACCACCAATACTCCACCGAGAGTTCGCGACGAAGTTAGGAACAGATTTAACGAACATCGAGTCGATTTTGTACTTATCTCCGATAGTGCTTATAGCGAATATATGAAACTTTATGACCCTCCAGAAGAAGTGGTCTATCAGGATATAAAGCTCGAAAAAGCCGTTGGGGCAGTCGGGATTGAGCAGATTAGCCAGACACTTTTAAAGGTTAAGGCAGACGACATGCTTGCCTATATTGTTCAACAAGCCTTTCGGTTACGGGCTAGCGATATTCATTTAGAAGTTGAAGAAAAGTTTATGCGGATTCGAATCCGTGTTCATGGAGTTTTACATCCAATTGCAGAACTGCCTCTCGAAAGACATCGAATGTTGATTAGTGCAATAGCGAGTGCGGCTAATTTGTCGACTAGTTCACCAGATCCACAGACAGGGCACATTGGTAAGACATATCACATGGAAGATGGATCGGAAGTAAAAGTTAACCTGCGGATTGAAACAGTGCAAGGCATATATGGAATGAATGTAGTTATGCGTTTATTTAACTTCAATCCTGATATGCTGCATCTCGAAAAACTAGGCCTAGACGAATACGAAGAAAGTGTCCTGCGCGATATTATTAATAAACCATCAGGTTTAGTTATGATTGTCGGACCAACCGGCTCCGGCAAGAGTACGACACTCTATAGCATACTTAATGAATTAATTAATCCCGAACGAAAACTGATTACACTTGAAGATCCCGTAGAATACCAAATACCAGGTATAACCCAGATTCCGATCAACACTCAAGGTGGCGCATCGTTCAACGAGGGCTTACGGGCAGTACTGCGTCTTGATCCAGATGTGATTATGGTTGGAGAAATTCGTGATGATGACACAGCCAAAACAGCTCTACAAGCTGCGTTAACCGGACACTTGGTGTTGAGCACCTATCACGCTAGTTCGGCTGCTACAGCGATGACGAGAATCATGGACGCGACCAATGAAAATCCGTTATTTTTGAGCTCGATCAGACTCATCCAGGCACAACGACTTGTTCGGCGACTCGATGACAGTACGAAGCAAGCATATCAACCCGAGCCGGCGGTGGTTGAACAGATTAGAAATGTGCTTGAAAGTTTGCCAGACAATGTTCAGAAACCAGATATCAACAATCTTACGCTATACCATCCTGGTGCCTCGGATGAAAATCCATTTGGCTACTCTGGTCAGATTGCAATTCGTGAGATGTTAGTCATGAATGACAGCTTACAGGCTATGCTTGCATCACACACCGATATCACCTCACAATCTATTGAAACTGAGGCTATCAGACACGGTGGCATGTTGACCATGCTGCAAGATGGGGTCTTAAAGGCCATTGCTGGAGAGACCACAATCGAAGAGATCTATCGGGTAGTCGGCTAG
- the nusA gene encoding transcription termination/antitermination protein NusA produces the protein MNLDVKQMVLALHTLAEEKNLPEEVVQDAVEQALAAAWRRDYGVRDQNVRASINLNTGEVDVYEITEVVDEVEDEVNQITLAEAKERKKDAKVGDILETHHKAETFGRVAAQTAKQVILQRLREAEREIVMAEFENKIGQIVNAVVTRVEPKVIRLELGRAQGIMPQSEQIQGERYYPGQRLKAYLKDVEKGFKGPQLVLSRGSIEFIKLLFAAEVPEMENGSVEIKNVAREAGVRTKLAVASNVPNIDPVGTFVGGHGTRVQSVNSEIGDQEKIDIIVWSGEIKEYITNALSPTEVLSVTLNDSDKRARVVVAHEQLSVAIGRAGQNVRLAGKLTGYEIDIIDENEVPKAQAPKLKRKEELEESLIEALESNSKADE, from the coding sequence ATGAACTTAGATGTTAAACAAATGGTACTTGCACTGCACACGCTTGCCGAAGAAAAAAATCTACCCGAAGAGGTAGTTCAAGATGCTGTAGAACAAGCATTAGCCGCAGCATGGCGACGCGACTACGGAGTTCGCGATCAGAATGTGCGTGCTAGCATAAACTTAAATACTGGAGAGGTTGACGTTTATGAAATTACAGAAGTAGTCGACGAAGTTGAAGATGAAGTCAATCAAATAACTCTTGCCGAGGCCAAGGAACGAAAAAAAGACGCCAAAGTTGGTGATATTTTAGAAACACACCACAAAGCCGAAACTTTTGGTCGAGTCGCGGCTCAGACTGCAAAACAAGTCATCCTTCAACGTCTACGTGAAGCAGAGCGCGAGATTGTAATGGCAGAGTTCGAGAACAAGATCGGCCAAATTGTTAACGCTGTCGTGACTCGGGTCGAGCCGAAAGTTATTCGATTAGAACTTGGTAGGGCTCAGGGCATAATGCCTCAGAGTGAACAGATTCAAGGTGAGCGGTATTATCCGGGACAACGCCTCAAGGCATATCTAAAAGACGTTGAGAAAGGCTTTAAGGGCCCACAACTAGTCTTAAGCCGTGGATCAATTGAATTTATTAAGCTGTTGTTTGCGGCCGAAGTTCCAGAAATGGAAAATGGATCTGTTGAAATAAAGAATGTTGCTCGTGAAGCAGGCGTTCGCACCAAGCTGGCAGTCGCTAGTAATGTGCCAAATATTGATCCAGTAGGAACTTTTGTAGGCGGTCATGGAACTCGGGTACAGTCAGTTAACTCTGAAATTGGCGATCAGGAAAAGATCGATATTATTGTCTGGTCGGGTGAAATCAAGGAATATATTACAAACGCACTAAGTCCGACAGAAGTTCTGAGTGTGACCTTAAACGATAGCGATAAACGAGCCAGGGTAGTGGTGGCTCATGAGCAGCTGAGTGTAGCGATTGGTCGTGCTGGTCAAAACGTTAGGTTAGCTGGTAAGTTGACCGGCTATGAAATAGACATCATTGATGAGAATGAAGTACCTAAAGCTCAAGCACCTAAGCTCAAGCGCAAAGAAGAACTTGAGGAAAGTTTGATCGAAGCCTTGGAGTCTAATTCCAAAGCAGATGAGTAG
- a CDS encoding ATP-dependent Clp protease ATP-binding subunit, producing the protein MQFNPDFEEFLNNFTDNALKSLRFADAIATELGSAYVGTEHILLGVLRQGGSVGAKLLSDVGVTYDRARLALNLTPRTLVINLGSKGLSETAKLTLKMSWDIAQEFNQDMCGTEHILYSLISQKNARASLLLKDMNVDLNRLNSVVESLLGKQGVETIERAGIQSSKSKKGKTALDIFGTDLTAKARANELDPVVGRESQIRRAITILNRRNKNNPVLIGEPGVGKTAIVEGLAQKIITEDVPDSLLDKRIVLLDLPGMIAGTKYRGEFEERLKKVIEELTSDDRTIAFIDELHLLVGAGAAEGAIDAGNILKPALARGKIQVIGATTTDEYTKHIEKDAALERRFQPIMVPETNKQETLAILRGLKHKYEDYHGISVSDEVLQDAVTLSDRYINDRYMPDKAIDLLDESAAHLRVDRGKSDPKQRKLLKDLHLMTMRMDEAAASEDYEKAARYKQKIKDLQEALQVARRQQPSSKRLQLSSDDLAAVISLWTQVPVSQVVKSEAKSLLSLEKRLEKHVIGQTEALEAVAKAIRRSRSGIASSGRPIGSFMFLGPTGVGKTELARALAKEFYGREESLIKIDMSEFGERHTVARLVGAPAGYVGYEESGQLTEKIRRQPYSLVLFDEIEKAHPDVFNVLLQILEDGRLTDAKGRVVDFSNTVIILTSNIGAEKLQKEVSLGFSADSKSELDESQKLHELNQTKVKDELKRFMRPELLNRFDKTIVFRALTKKDVSRIVNVQLDNLNQRLLARRLAIKPTTSLKHWLVDKGFDIKNGVRPLRRLIQEELEDLIAEGLLAGNIEENSVLKATLKLGKPTLEKLSE; encoded by the coding sequence ATGCAGTTTAATCCAGATTTCGAAGAGTTTTTGAATAACTTCACCGATAACGCGCTTAAGAGCTTGAGATTTGCTGACGCAATTGCTACTGAGCTTGGTTCTGCTTATGTAGGTACAGAACATATCTTACTGGGTGTGTTAAGGCAAGGAGGGTCGGTCGGAGCCAAGTTACTATCCGATGTCGGGGTAACTTATGATCGTGCCAGATTGGCGCTTAACTTAACGCCTAGGACACTAGTTATTAATCTTGGCAGTAAGGGTTTGAGTGAAACAGCCAAGCTGACCTTAAAGATGAGTTGGGATATAGCTCAAGAGTTTAACCAAGATATGTGTGGCACAGAACATATCTTGTATAGTCTTATTAGTCAAAAAAACGCACGGGCGTCCTTATTACTAAAAGACATGAATGTCGACTTAAATCGTCTGAATAGTGTAGTAGAAAGTTTATTAGGCAAACAAGGTGTTGAAACAATCGAAAGGGCTGGAATCCAAAGTTCAAAAAGTAAAAAAGGAAAAACTGCTTTAGATATCTTTGGCACAGACTTAACTGCAAAAGCTAGAGCCAACGAGCTAGATCCGGTAGTGGGACGAGAATCACAAATACGTCGAGCAATTACAATCTTAAATCGACGCAACAAAAATAATCCAGTTTTGATCGGTGAGCCAGGTGTTGGTAAGACGGCAATCGTTGAAGGTCTAGCCCAAAAAATAATTACAGAAGATGTACCTGATAGTTTATTGGACAAGAGAATAGTCTTACTCGATCTTCCTGGGATGATCGCTGGTACAAAATATCGTGGTGAATTCGAAGAAAGATTAAAAAAAGTCATAGAAGAGTTGACTAGTGATGACCGTACAATTGCATTCATTGACGAACTGCATTTGCTTGTCGGAGCTGGTGCAGCTGAAGGTGCCATCGATGCAGGCAATATTCTTAAACCAGCTTTAGCCCGAGGCAAAATTCAGGTAATTGGTGCGACCACTACTGATGAGTACACAAAACATATTGAAAAAGATGCTGCACTTGAAAGACGTTTTCAGCCAATTATGGTGCCCGAAACCAACAAGCAAGAAACTTTGGCGATACTCCGTGGCCTGAAGCACAAGTATGAAGATTATCATGGTATAAGCGTGAGTGATGAGGTTTTACAAGATGCAGTTACATTAAGTGATCGGTATATAAATGACCGATACATGCCCGATAAGGCGATCGACTTGCTAGATGAGTCGGCAGCGCATCTTCGCGTTGATCGCGGTAAATCTGATCCGAAACAGCGCAAGCTACTAAAAGATCTGCATCTAATGACGATGCGCATGGACGAAGCAGCCGCTTCAGAAGATTACGAAAAGGCCGCTCGCTACAAACAGAAGATAAAAGACCTCCAAGAGGCATTACAGGTCGCTCGGCGGCAACAACCATCAAGTAAACGACTTCAGCTTAGTTCTGATGATCTGGCTGCGGTTATTTCTTTATGGACACAAGTTCCGGTTTCACAAGTAGTCAAGTCCGAAGCTAAAAGTTTGTTAAGCCTCGAGAAAAGATTAGAAAAACATGTGATAGGCCAGACTGAAGCACTCGAAGCAGTCGCCAAAGCTATTCGTCGTAGCCGAAGTGGTATCGCTTCGTCGGGTAGACCAATCGGTAGCTTTATGTTCTTGGGGCCAACCGGAGTTGGCAAAACTGAGCTTGCAAGGGCGTTGGCTAAAGAATTTTATGGTCGAGAGGAGTCCTTGATAAAAATTGATATGAGTGAGTTTGGCGAGCGGCATACGGTCGCTAGACTTGTCGGAGCGCCGGCAGGGTATGTTGGTTATGAAGAGTCTGGTCAATTGACAGAAAAAATTAGGCGACAGCCGTATAGTTTGGTTCTGTTCGACGAAATCGAAAAGGCACATCCAGATGTCTTTAATGTGCTATTACAAATCTTGGAAGACGGACGCTTAACTGATGCTAAGGGTCGGGTTGTAGATTTTAGTAATACAGTAATCATATTAACCAGCAATATTGGAGCGGAAAAATTACAAAAAGAAGTATCATTAGGTTTCTCGGCTGATTCAAAAAGCGAACTAGATGAGTCTCAGAAACTCCACGAACTAAACCAGACGAAAGTTAAAGATGAACTAAAACGTTTTATGAGACCTGAGTTATTAAACAGGTTTGATAAAACCATTGTATTCAGGGCACTCACAAAGAAAGACGTATCTAGGATAGTTAATGTTCAACTAGACAACCTAAATCAGAGACTACTAGCAAGAAGGCTAGCCATTAAACCAACTACCAGTCTTAAGCATTGGCTAGTAGACAAAGGGTTTGATATCAAAAATGGTGTGCGACCACTGCGACGTTTAATCCAAGAAGAACTCGAAGACTTAATAGCAGAAGGTCTACTGGCAGGTAATATCGAAGAGAATTCTGTATTAAAAGCTACCCTTAAGCTAGGTAAACCGACTCTCGAGAAGCTCTCAGAATAG
- a CDS encoding ribonuclease HII, with protein MKYVIGVDEAGRGAWAGPFTAAAICFVGSIPAGLNDSKKLTSDQRQAAYKTIIERQDHKAVVFVESCDIDKYGLTWAQTYSMGLAVKQVLESLNPGSADEVELIIDGNVNYLGQSDAWETRVIAKADSIFAEVMAASILAKVERDMRMRQLANAYKNYGFEKHVGYGTKAHRDALSRYGISDIHRKSFSPIKKLL; from the coding sequence ATGAAATATGTAATTGGTGTAGATGAAGCTGGTCGCGGAGCCTGGGCAGGTCCATTTACGGCGGCGGCGATATGTTTTGTTGGTAGCATACCGGCTGGGCTTAACGACTCTAAAAAACTGACTTCTGATCAACGTCAAGCAGCCTATAAAACGATAATCGAACGCCAAGATCATAAAGCAGTAGTTTTTGTAGAATCTTGTGACATCGACAAATATGGCTTAACTTGGGCACAAACATACTCAATGGGATTAGCTGTTAAACAAGTTTTAGAATCACTTAACCCTGGCTCGGCGGATGAAGTAGAGTTAATAATCGATGGTAACGTAAACTATCTTGGCCAGAGTGACGCATGGGAGACTAGAGTTATTGCCAAGGCTGATTCCATTTTTGCAGAAGTAATGGCGGCAAGCATACTAGCAAAAGTTGAACGGGATATGCGTATGCGTCAGCTTGCAAACGCATATAAAAACTATGGTTTCGAAAAACACGTCGGATACGGGACAAAAGCTCATCGAGATGCTTTAAGTAGATATGGCATCAGTGATATTCATCGTAAATCGTTCTCACCAATTAAGAAGTTGTTATGA
- the rplS gene encoding 50S ribosomal protein L19, producing MSELVKQIGAKHAKKSVVLVRSGDVVRVHQKIKEGNKERVQVFEGLVIRVDRKNSPTYRITVRKIASGVGVEKGFMMHSPSIVKVEVVKRSKVRRNYLTYIRELTGKSARLSSVDFDQIAVNTVEEDVVVAEEQAEDSASDDVDTTDTADSQAA from the coding sequence ATGAGTGAACTTGTTAAGCAAATTGGTGCCAAGCATGCAAAAAAATCAGTAGTGCTAGTACGTAGCGGTGATGTTGTGCGTGTCCATCAGAAAATTAAAGAAGGCAACAAAGAACGTGTTCAGGTTTTTGAAGGCCTAGTAATTAGAGTCGATCGAAAAAACTCACCTACCTATCGCATTACAGTTCGTAAAATTGCTAGTGGCGTTGGAGTCGAAAAAGGTTTTATGATGCATAGCCCAAGCATCGTCAAAGTTGAAGTAGTCAAGCGAAGCAAAGTTCGCCGCAATTACCTAACTTATATCCGTGAACTTACTGGTAAATCGGCCCGTTTGTCTAGTGTCGACTTTGATCAAATAGCAGTTAACACCGTAGAAGAAGATGTGGTCGTAGCTGAAGAGCAAGCCGAAGATTCTGCTAGCGATGATGTAGATACTACTGATACTGCCGATAGTCAAGCCGCCTAG
- a CDS encoding YraN family protein codes for MNTSDKGRSAENLVAEYLIESGYQILKQNWRTKACEIDIIAKKKKSIYFVEVKYRKNSIGGGGLEAITPAKLKQMQRSVEIWLSVNKWPGKIELLAAEVNSSGYINLVEC; via the coding sequence ATGAACACTAGCGATAAAGGTAGATCAGCCGAGAATTTAGTGGCCGAATATTTGATTGAGTCTGGCTACCAAATATTAAAGCAAAACTGGCGAACTAAGGCTTGCGAGATAGACATAATCGCAAAAAAGAAAAAATCGATATATTTTGTCGAAGTAAAATATCGTAAAAACAGTATAGGCGGCGGCGGACTCGAGGCAATAACACCTGCAAAACTTAAGCAGATGCAGCGATCTGTCGAAATTTGGCTAAGTGTTAATAAGTGGCCTGGTAAGATCGAGTTATTGGCGGCTGAAGTTAACTCTTCGGGTTATATAAATTTGGTGGAGTGTTAA
- a CDS encoding M13 family metallopeptidase: protein MNLIYQLDNKILPGDDLYHHVNNNWLHKNPLPPSESRWGTFSELREKSFKDLKKIIEELKNEGPKNSKQQKIIDFYISGETRDKYHQKSVEKINELINIIQKAENPNQLGQILGTLHRYGINPFWNLFVDLDDKNSRVQVLRLDQGGLTLPSRDYYLEDSTHMAKVRNQYSIFAHKLLEKRDFTPLNFEPIFEIEQRLAEYSWTPAACRDSVRMYNPFNLNQLAQTIPSFNWIDYFQAIGLPRTDHLVLDQPDFFEKTIQFVITSDWGEIQAYLIWSVLMSYAGKINTEYSNLFFEFFGKVVSGQVKQKPLWKRLLIAADSAVGELLGEMYVASVFPETSKHTILEMVEKIRDVYSKRISNLDWMSPKSQKIAISKLNNIKVRVGYPDKWRDYSHLKIDRYNFIGNLLAAAEHDTKYSLDKVGKRPPIEEWHMTPQTVNAYHDPNRLEIVFPAAILQYPFFDPNSHYAANLAGIGYVIGHEFTHGFDDQGSLFDANGELKPWMTKSEKQSFHLRSKYIRESANNFEVIDGVFMIGDLVIGEAIADLGGAELAWQVLQNELSAGAISHTDSNGLDAEHVFFYALATVERQNESAESALQAAKSDPHPDPRFRVNGIVPHMDAFYNVFEISPNDRLYRAPKTRSKIW, encoded by the coding sequence ATGAATTTAATCTACCAATTAGACAATAAAATCCTGCCAGGTGACGACTTATATCACCATGTAAATAACAATTGGCTTCATAAAAATCCACTGCCACCAAGTGAATCACGTTGGGGAACTTTTAGCGAACTCCGCGAAAAATCATTCAAAGACCTCAAAAAAATCATTGAGGAGCTCAAAAATGAAGGTCCAAAAAATTCTAAACAACAGAAAATCATAGATTTTTACATCTCTGGGGAAACTCGCGATAAATACCACCAAAAGTCTGTAGAGAAGATTAACGAATTAATTAATATTATCCAAAAAGCAGAAAACCCGAATCAACTTGGTCAAATCCTTGGGACTCTCCATCGTTACGGTATTAACCCTTTTTGGAATCTATTCGTAGATTTAGATGACAAAAATTCTCGCGTACAGGTTCTCAGATTGGACCAAGGTGGCTTAACCTTGCCAAGTAGAGATTATTATCTAGAAGATTCTACACACATGGCCAAAGTTCGCAACCAATACTCCATATTCGCACACAAACTATTAGAAAAACGAGATTTTACACCATTAAACTTTGAACCAATTTTCGAAATTGAACAGAGACTGGCTGAGTACAGCTGGACACCAGCAGCTTGTCGAGACTCAGTTAGAATGTATAACCCGTTCAATCTGAATCAGTTAGCTCAAACAATACCTTCATTTAATTGGATAGATTATTTTCAGGCAATTGGCTTACCTCGAACGGATCATTTAGTCCTCGACCAGCCAGATTTTTTCGAAAAAACTATCCAATTCGTAATCACTTCAGATTGGGGCGAGATCCAAGCTTACTTAATTTGGTCCGTGCTAATGTCTTACGCAGGTAAAATAAATACCGAATACTCCAACCTATTCTTTGAATTCTTTGGCAAGGTTGTGTCTGGCCAAGTAAAGCAGAAGCCCCTTTGGAAGCGTCTGTTGATAGCTGCAGACTCTGCTGTAGGTGAACTGCTCGGCGAGATGTATGTAGCAAGTGTTTTTCCGGAAACTAGCAAGCACACCATACTCGAGATGGTCGAAAAAATTAGAGATGTGTATTCCAAAAGAATTTCAAATTTAGATTGGATGTCACCTAAATCGCAGAAAATTGCAATCAGTAAACTTAATAACATTAAGGTCAGAGTCGGTTACCCAGACAAATGGCGAGATTACAGTCATCTAAAAATAGATCGATATAACTTTATAGGCAACTTACTCGCAGCCGCAGAACACGATACTAAATATAGCTTAGATAAAGTTGGTAAGCGGCCTCCGATCGAAGAGTGGCACATGACCCCACAAACTGTTAACGCATATCACGATCCAAATCGTCTAGAAATAGTTTTCCCGGCAGCAATTTTACAATATCCATTTTTTGATCCGAACTCTCACTACGCCGCAAACTTGGCAGGAATAGGCTACGTTATTGGTCACGAGTTCACACATGGATTCGATGATCAAGGTTCTTTGTTCGATGCTAACGGTGAGTTAAAACCATGGATGACAAAATCCGAAAAGCAGAGTTTTCATCTACGCTCAAAATATATCCGAGAATCAGCCAACAATTTTGAAGTTATCGATGGTGTCTTTATGATTGGAGATTTAGTTATTGGCGAAGCAATTGCTGATCTTGGTGGAGCAGAGCTTGCGTGGCAAGTGTTGCAGAATGAGTTAAGTGCTGGGGCAATCAGTCATACTGATTCAAATGGATTAGACGCAGAGCATGTTTTTTTCTACGCCCTCGCCACCGTCGAAAGACAAAACGAATCGGCAGAATCGGCGCTACAAGCCGCCAAGTCTGATCCACATCCAGATCCTAGATTTCGAGTTAACGGCATCGTACCTCATATGGACGCTTTTTATAACGTCTTCGAAATTAGCCCAAATGATCGACTTTATCGAGCCCCAAAGACTCGTTCAAAAATCTGGTAG
- the radA gene encoding DNA repair protein RadA, with translation MARQPKTTYICTNCGSQSSTWSGKCFDCGEWGTLDKLETSDLVLAGKQVSGKTLQVSKLSEAKTQIETTRLTTKFEELDQVLGGGIVAGSVILLAGQPGIGKSTLLMQLAAGVSRDSKVLYVSGEESEHQVAARAARLKLDKNQLDIVSTNSTDDITVTIKSSDYKLVVVDSIQTISTNAVTGSQGGVSQIVSSAQMLIAAAKQTQTSIILVGHVTKEGSIAGPKILEHIVDVVMQLEGDKFAGFKLLRANKNRYGSIDEVAVLEMSPIGLVAVDNPSKALLAERILVDGSVIFAAVEGNRPLLVEIQALTNPSEFGYPKRTAVGINQNRLNLLVAVLEKRTKLSLAKTDIYVSVASGINLTDPAADLAVCMAIASSVKGLALNPDTVVYGEVGLGGEVRSVTYADKRNKEAKKLGFSTIIGPVRGEILELRSALNTHLKSTKPK, from the coding sequence ATGGCCAGGCAACCAAAAACAACATATATTTGCACAAATTGTGGTTCACAATCTAGTACTTGGAGCGGTAAGTGTTTTGATTGCGGTGAGTGGGGTACTTTAGACAAACTTGAAACGTCTGATCTTGTACTGGCTGGCAAGCAAGTGTCTGGCAAAACGCTTCAAGTTAGCAAACTCTCGGAAGCTAAAACCCAGATCGAAACTACTCGGTTAACCACAAAGTTCGAAGAGCTTGATCAAGTGCTTGGCGGTGGTATCGTCGCAGGTTCAGTGATTCTATTAGCTGGTCAACCAGGTATAGGTAAAAGTACGCTATTAATGCAGTTAGCGGCTGGAGTATCGAGGGATTCAAAGGTGTTATATGTCAGCGGCGAAGAATCGGAGCATCAGGTAGCTGCCCGGGCAGCACGTCTGAAACTAGATAAAAATCAACTCGATATAGTCAGTACGAATAGCACTGATGATATTACGGTCACAATCAAGTCTTCTGACTATAAACTAGTAGTTGTCGATTCAATCCAAACTATATCTACTAACGCAGTTACTGGTTCGCAAGGTGGGGTGTCTCAAATTGTTAGTTCGGCACAGATGCTTATCGCGGCAGCCAAACAAACTCAGACAAGTATAATTTTGGTTGGTCATGTAACAAAAGAAGGTTCGATTGCTGGCCCTAAAATACTTGAGCATATAGTTGATGTAGTCATGCAACTAGAAGGAGATAAGTTCGCCGGATTTAAGTTATTACGCGCAAATAAGAATCGCTATGGTTCCATCGATGAAGTTGCCGTATTAGAGATGTCTCCAATCGGTTTGGTGGCTGTAGATAATCCTTCGAAGGCATTGCTAGCTGAGCGTATATTAGTTGATGGATCTGTAATTTTTGCGGCAGTCGAGGGAAATCGCCCGCTGCTGGTAGAGATACAGGCACTTACAAATCCAAGTGAGTTTGGGTATCCAAAACGAACTGCCGTTGGTATTAATCAAAATCGCCTGAATTTACTAGTGGCTGTTCTAGAAAAAAGAACGAAATTATCCTTAGCAAAAACGGACATCTATGTATCCGTTGCTAGTGGCATAAATTTGACCGATCCGGCCGCCGACCTTGCCGTATGCATGGCAATCGCTAGTTCGGTAAAGGGCTTAGCGCTTAATCCTGATACGGTTGTCTATGGTGAAGTTGGTCTGGGTGGTGAGGTACGTAGTGTGACATATGCAGATAAACGTAACAAAGAGGCCAAGAAGCTTGGTTTTAGTACTATCATCGGTCCTGTTCGAGGTGAGATACTCGAATTACGTTCGGCACTAAATACTCACCTTAAATCTACCAAACCTAAGTAG